A window of the Artemia franciscana chromosome 3, ASM3288406v1, whole genome shotgun sequence genome harbors these coding sequences:
- the LOC136025105 gene encoding uncharacterized protein LOC136025105 has translation MQQVSSYAPSAVSRAFATISCLCYFEFRNFTEKSNVTNCHSSISDSTLPAQIHEQISHKYLPIVNPSIVGSPMQVVQNNVKMPNIRRCREVIGCMLTTVPSRNKVYPVVLTTHLKGS, from the exons ATGCAGCAAGTGAGCTCTTATGCCCCCAGTGCAGTCTCCAGGGCATTCGCCACTATTTCCTGCCTCTGTTACTTTGAGTTTAGGAACTTCACAGAAAAGTCCAATGTCACTAACTGCCATTCATCCATCTCAGATTCAACGCTCCCAGCACAAATACATGAGCAGATTTCACACAAATATCTTCCAATTGTTAATCCAAGTATTGTTGGCTCACCAATGCAGGTTGTACAAAACAATGTGAAAATGCCAAATATCAGAAG gTGTCGTGAAGTGATTGGTTGCATGTTGACAACTGTTCCCAGTAGAAACAAAGTCTATCCAGTCGTGTTAACCACACATCTAAAAG